Proteins encoded within one genomic window of Pongo pygmaeus isolate AG05252 chromosome 18, NHGRI_mPonPyg2-v2.0_pri, whole genome shotgun sequence:
- the CEP20 gene encoding centrosomal protein 20 isoform X3: protein MATVAELKVVLKDTLEKKGVLGHLKARIRAEVFSALDDDREPRPSLSHENLLINELIREYLEFNKYKYTASVLIAESGQPVVPLDRQFLIHELNAFEESKDNTIPLLYGILAHFLHGTKDGIQNAFLKGPSLQPSDPSLGRQPSRRKPMATHQKQKNDWRWLPGLPSGSSEASLLRGGGGGTFLPSAHVYRKEGKAQRTSQPFS from the exons ATGGCGACTGTGGCGGAGTTGAAGGTTG TTTTAAAGGACACCTTGGAAAAAAAGGGGGTATTAGGGCATTTAAAAGCAAGGATCCGAGCTGAAGTTTTCAGTGCCCTAGATGATGACCGTGAACCCCGACCATCATTGTCTCATGAAAACCTtctaattaatgaattaattcgAGAGTATTTAGAATTCAACAAATATAAGTATACAGCATCTGTCCTCATAGCAG AATCTGGTCAACCTGTAGTTCCATTGGACAGACAGTTTCTCATCCATGAACTAAATGCATTTGAAGAATCAAAGGATAATAcaat ACCTCTTTTATATGGGATTTTAGCCCATTTCTTGCATGGAACTAAGGATGGCATCCAGAATGCATTTCTGAAAGGGCCTTCACTTCAGCCTTCAGACCCAAGTCTTGGCAGACAACCTAGTAGAAGAAAGCCAATGG CCACACATCAAAAACAGAAGAATGATTGGAGATGGCTGCCAGGCCTTCCGTCGGGATCTTCAGAAGCTTCGCTGTtgaggggtggaggtggggggacTTTCCTGCCATCTGCACATGTttataggaaggaaggaaaagcacAGAGGACAAGCCAACCCTTCTCATGA
- the CEP20 gene encoding centrosomal protein 20 isoform X7, with amino-acid sequence MATVAELKVVLKDTLEKKGVLGHLKARIRAEVFSALDDDREPRPSLSHENLLINELIREYLEFNKYKYTASVLIAESGQPVVPLDRQFLIHELNAFEESKDNTM; translated from the exons ATGGCGACTGTGGCGGAGTTGAAGGTTG TTTTAAAGGACACCTTGGAAAAAAAGGGGGTATTAGGGCATTTAAAAGCAAGGATCCGAGCTGAAGTTTTCAGTGCCCTAGATGATGACCGTGAACCCCGACCATCATTGTCTCATGAAAACCTtctaattaatgaattaattcgAGAGTATTTAGAATTCAACAAATATAAGTATACAGCATCTGTCCTCATAGCAG AATCTGGTCAACCTGTAGTTCCATTGGACAGACAGTTTCTCATCCATGAACTAAATGCATTTGAAGAATCAAAGGATAATAcaatgtaa
- the CEP20 gene encoding centrosomal protein 20 isoform X2 → MPLHFNLATEQDCFKITVKTQNTFSVPKGFWIIKVLKDTLEKKGVLGHLKARIRAEVFSALDDDREPRPSLSHENLLINELIREYLEFNKYKYTASVLIAESGQPVVPLDRQFLIHELNAFEESKDNTIPLLYGILAHFLHGTKDGIQNAFLKGPSLQPSDPSLGRQPSRRKPMATHQKQKNDWRWLPGLPSGSSEASLLRGGGGGTFLPSAHVYRKEGKAQRTSQPFS, encoded by the exons atgccactgcacttcaacctggcaacagagcaagattgtttcaaaataacaGTGAAAACCCAAAACACCTTTTCAGTCCCTAAAGGGTTCTGGATTATCAaag TTTTAAAGGACACCTTGGAAAAAAAGGGGGTATTAGGGCATTTAAAAGCAAGGATCCGAGCTGAAGTTTTCAGTGCCCTAGATGATGACCGTGAACCCCGACCATCATTGTCTCATGAAAACCTtctaattaatgaattaattcgAGAGTATTTAGAATTCAACAAATATAAGTATACAGCATCTGTCCTCATAGCAG AATCTGGTCAACCTGTAGTTCCATTGGACAGACAGTTTCTCATCCATGAACTAAATGCATTTGAAGAATCAAAGGATAATAcaat ACCTCTTTTATATGGGATTTTAGCCCATTTCTTGCATGGAACTAAGGATGGCATCCAGAATGCATTTCTGAAAGGGCCTTCACTTCAGCCTTCAGACCCAAGTCTTGGCAGACAACCTAGTAGAAGAAAGCCAATGG CCACACATCAAAAACAGAAGAATGATTGGAGATGGCTGCCAGGCCTTCCGTCGGGATCTTCAGAAGCTTCGCTGTtgaggggtggaggtggggggacTTTCCTGCCATCTGCACATGTttataggaaggaaggaaaagcacAGAGGACAAGCCAACCCTTCTCATGA
- the CEP20 gene encoding centrosomal protein 20 isoform X4: MATVAELKVERVSLSPRLECSSAITAHCSFELRDSSDPPSSASRAVLKDTLEKKGVLGHLKARIRAEVFSALDDDREPRPSLSHENLLINELIREYLEFNKYKYTASVLIAESGQPVVPLDRQFLIHELNAFEESKDNTIPLLYGILAHFLHGTKDGIQNAFLKGPSLQPSDPSLGRQPSRRKPMDRASLCSPGWSATV; this comes from the exons ATGGCGACTGTGGCGGAGTTGAAGGTTG agagagtctctctgtcgcccaggctggagtgcagtagcgcgatcacagctcactgcagcttcgaactccgggactccagcgatcctcccagctcagcttccaGAGCAG TTTTAAAGGACACCTTGGAAAAAAAGGGGGTATTAGGGCATTTAAAAGCAAGGATCCGAGCTGAAGTTTTCAGTGCCCTAGATGATGACCGTGAACCCCGACCATCATTGTCTCATGAAAACCTtctaattaatgaattaattcgAGAGTATTTAGAATTCAACAAATATAAGTATACAGCATCTGTCCTCATAGCAG AATCTGGTCAACCTGTAGTTCCATTGGACAGACAGTTTCTCATCCATGAACTAAATGCATTTGAAGAATCAAAGGATAATAcaat ACCTCTTTTATATGGGATTTTAGCCCATTTCTTGCATGGAACTAAGGATGGCATCCAGAATGCATTTCTGAAAGGGCCTTCACTTCAGCCTTCAGACCCAAGTCTTGGCAGACAACCTAGTAGAAGAAAGCCAATGG atcgagcctctctctgtagcccaggctggagtgcaacggtgtga
- the CEP20 gene encoding centrosomal protein 20 isoform X5: MATVAELKVVLKDTLEKKGVLGHLKARIRAEVFSALDDDREPRPSLSHENLLINELIREYLEFNKYKYTASVLIAESGQPVVPLDRQFLIHELNAFEESKDNTIPLLYGILAHFLHGTKDGIQNAFLKGPSLQPSDPSLGRQPSRRKPMDRASLCSPGWSATV; this comes from the exons ATGGCGACTGTGGCGGAGTTGAAGGTTG TTTTAAAGGACACCTTGGAAAAAAAGGGGGTATTAGGGCATTTAAAAGCAAGGATCCGAGCTGAAGTTTTCAGTGCCCTAGATGATGACCGTGAACCCCGACCATCATTGTCTCATGAAAACCTtctaattaatgaattaattcgAGAGTATTTAGAATTCAACAAATATAAGTATACAGCATCTGTCCTCATAGCAG AATCTGGTCAACCTGTAGTTCCATTGGACAGACAGTTTCTCATCCATGAACTAAATGCATTTGAAGAATCAAAGGATAATAcaat ACCTCTTTTATATGGGATTTTAGCCCATTTCTTGCATGGAACTAAGGATGGCATCCAGAATGCATTTCTGAAAGGGCCTTCACTTCAGCCTTCAGACCCAAGTCTTGGCAGACAACCTAGTAGAAGAAAGCCAATGG atcgagcctctctctgtagcccaggctggagtgcaacggtgtga
- the CEP20 gene encoding centrosomal protein 20 isoform X6 gives MATVAELKVERVSLSPRLECSSAITAHCSFELRDSSDPPSSASRAVLKDTLEKKGVLGHLKARIRAEVFSALDDDREPRPSLSHENLLINELIREYLEFNKYKYTASVLIAETESRSVAQAGLQWCDHGLLQL, from the exons ATGGCGACTGTGGCGGAGTTGAAGGTTG agagagtctctctgtcgcccaggctggagtgcagtagcgcgatcacagctcactgcagcttcgaactccgggactccagcgatcctcccagctcagcttccaGAGCAG TTTTAAAGGACACCTTGGAAAAAAAGGGGGTATTAGGGCATTTAAAAGCAAGGATCCGAGCTGAAGTTTTCAGTGCCCTAGATGATGACCGTGAACCCCGACCATCATTGTCTCATGAAAACCTtctaattaatgaattaattcgAGAGTATTTAGAATTCAACAAATATAAGTATACAGCATCTGTCCTCATAGCAG agacagaatctcgctctgttgcacaggctggactgcagtggtgcgatcatggcttattgcaactttga
- the CEP20 gene encoding centrosomal protein 20 isoform X1, with protein MATVAELKVERVSLSPRLECSSAITAHCSFELRDSSDPPSSASRAVLKDTLEKKGVLGHLKARIRAEVFSALDDDREPRPSLSHENLLINELIREYLEFNKYKYTASVLIAESGQPVVPLDRQFLIHELNAFEESKDNTIPLLYGILAHFLHGTKDGIQNAFLKGPSLQPSDPSLGRQPSRRKPMATHQKQKNDWRWLPGLPSGSSEASLLRGGGGGTFLPSAHVYRKEGKAQRTSQPFS; from the exons ATGGCGACTGTGGCGGAGTTGAAGGTTG agagagtctctctgtcgcccaggctggagtgcagtagcgcgatcacagctcactgcagcttcgaactccgggactccagcgatcctcccagctcagcttccaGAGCAG TTTTAAAGGACACCTTGGAAAAAAAGGGGGTATTAGGGCATTTAAAAGCAAGGATCCGAGCTGAAGTTTTCAGTGCCCTAGATGATGACCGTGAACCCCGACCATCATTGTCTCATGAAAACCTtctaattaatgaattaattcgAGAGTATTTAGAATTCAACAAATATAAGTATACAGCATCTGTCCTCATAGCAG AATCTGGTCAACCTGTAGTTCCATTGGACAGACAGTTTCTCATCCATGAACTAAATGCATTTGAAGAATCAAAGGATAATAcaat ACCTCTTTTATATGGGATTTTAGCCCATTTCTTGCATGGAACTAAGGATGGCATCCAGAATGCATTTCTGAAAGGGCCTTCACTTCAGCCTTCAGACCCAAGTCTTGGCAGACAACCTAGTAGAAGAAAGCCAATGG CCACACATCAAAAACAGAAGAATGATTGGAGATGGCTGCCAGGCCTTCCGTCGGGATCTTCAGAAGCTTCGCTGTtgaggggtggaggtggggggacTTTCCTGCCATCTGCACATGTttataggaaggaaggaaaagcacAGAGGACAAGCCAACCCTTCTCATGA